atAATATGTCCCGTGTATTGAAAGCGCTATGCACCTGGATGAATATATAGCAATGAATCCAGAATGAATTCAGAACAGCGTACAGAAGAACCtaagtgtgtgtgatatatatctcTACTTGTGTGCACACGAGTCGAGATATAATTAGGTTTTCCTAACCGTGTTGTTCCTtctctacacacatatatacatgcacatgtacacatatcacacataatatatatgtatctttaggaaggaaaggtatacagggatataccaaataagtttacatgggaaggatgttgatccagggattattctgattgccaatatttggagtcaggaaggaatgtattttccccttatgagatatcattggatgatatgtcactggggtttgtgttttccttcctctggatcaatgtactctaagtacggatataggataacgtatctgttgtctaaatataacataggatgaacttgatggacgcatgtcttttttaaacctcatctactatgtaactatatatacacacacatacatatgacacacacacgcgcgcgcacacacacacacacacacacacacacacacacacacacacacacacacacacacacgtattgactcccctcctccctctctctcagcagGATGCCTGGCCCAATAGGACTCACCCCGGTGTCACATCGTGTCACTCgcagctcctcctcctcctcctccttcgaGATGTCACCTCGTGTCACCCGCTCACGGACCTCCTCCGTGGGACCCACCGCCAAGAtaccgggggagggagagaccccCAGGGCAGGGGAGCAGAGGGACACAGTGTCACTAATGTGAGGGGGCACGGAGTGTATCGAGAGCCAGAGTCCCTAATGTGTGGGggcacaaagtgtgtgtgtgtgtatatagagagagagagggagtcactAATGTGttaggacactgtgtgtgtgtgtctccccactgctggatgaagcctccccagtgatcctccaggtcctgcggttacagcctctcttctccacgtcgctcccacacattccctcatcccatcctctccagcccgtgtctccccactgctggatgaagcctccccagtgatctcccaggtcctgcggttacagcctcttctccacgtcgctcccacacattccctcatctcatcctctccagcccgtgtctccccactgctggatgaagtctccccagtgatctcccaggtcctgcggttacagcctctcttccccacgtcgctcccacacattccctcatcccatcctccccagcccgtgtctccccactgctggatgaagcctccccagtgatcccccaggtcctgcggttacagcctcttctccacgtcgctcccacacattccctcatcccatcctctccagcccgtgtctccccactgctggatgaagtctccccagtgatctcccaggtcctgcggttacagcctctcttctccacgtcgctcccacacattccctcatcccatcctccccagcccgtgtctccccactgctggatgaagtctccccagtgatctcccaggtcctgcagttacagcctcttctccacgtcgctcccacacactccctcatcccatcctcccgagcccgtgtctccccactgctggatgaagcctccccagtgatcccccaggtcctgcggttacagcctcttctccacgtcgctcccacacattccctcatcccatcctctccagcccgtgtctccccactgctggatgaagtctccccagtgatctcccaggtcctgcagttacagcctctcttctccacgtcgctcccacacattccctcatcccatcctctccagcccgtgtctccccattgCTGGGTTGTTGATGTTTCTGCCGCCTATTTTCACGCCAATCTTGGGCTCATCCAGGCCTGCTCCGTCGCATGACGGCTTCTGCGTACATGTTGAAAGCTGCCGGTTATAGGATGCATCCTCGGCGTGTGCCCTTTCCGATCTTGAACCAACTCTGTGTCTCCGTATGGCGTTCGGACTGTAGCTTCTTGGTCTCGATAGAGTGACCTTATGAGTTCGGTCAGGTGTGGTGGTGTGCCCATTTCCTTCAGGCAGGTCCAGAGCTTGTGCTCAATTACATCAAACGCCTCCGAATAATCGATGAAACACATCTAGAGATCTTTCTGATACTCCCTGTTTTTTTTCCCATAATCCATCGAAGGTTGGCTCTGTGATCACGAGTGCCTCTGCCTTTCCTGACGCCAGCTTGCACATCTGGCATTTCCCCCATCGATGGTTGCACTCGAGCGTTGTTGGATAATCTTCAGAAGGATTTTTGCTTGCATGTGGTATCAAGGCCGGGGTGCGGTAATTCGAGCAATCCTTCGCGTCGCCCTTCTTCGGGAATTGGGATGAATTCCGCCCTTTTCCATTCTTTCGGCAACTCGCACGTGCTCCGTATGCGTGGACATAACGCTGGTATGGGCTCGAGCAAATCGACTTGCCGTTgattcctggggggggggggggggggctttttcGGTTGGCCAATTGCTTCATTGCCCAGACGACTTCTTCCTCCAGAATACCTGGCTCCCGTTCCAGTGTCTGGTTCTCCGCCGGATGCTTCTGACGTTCACTTTCGCACAACCTTTTCTGCGTATTCTTTCCGCCGATCGTGTCTTGCTTGCGGGTCGTGCAATCCCTATCCATTGCTCCCAAGAACGGTTGCCTGCCGAGCCTTGAATGCTGACCAGGCCCTCTTCACGTGGGCGTATGGTTCTCGCGTATGACCTGTCCTGCTCGCTTCCTCCGTCTTCTGCCACTGTTCATTCCAGAACGTTCTCTTTGTCCTTTCTTGGCCTCTCTTTGGAGTTCTGTGTTCGGCCTCCGAATCTTCTCTGTAGCTTTggccttccttctctcttctgcgAGGCTGATGGTTGAATCAGAGATCCAGAGGGCTGATTTCAATGGTTCCTTGTACGGGACATGTTCTAAGGCTGTTTCTATAACTTCTTCCCACATCTCATCTGGGTGCCTTTCTTCTGTAGCGaggatatttatataatatatatatatatatatatatatatatatatatatgtgtatatgtatatatatgtgtatatgtatatatatgtgtatatatatatatatgtgtgtatatatatatatatgtgtatatatatatatatgtgtatatatatatatatgtgtatatatatatatgtgtgtatatatatatatgtgtatatatgtgtatatatatgtatatatatgtatatatgtgtatatatatgtatatatgtgtatatatatgtcaaatagaacagttggcactcctttggtgctgataggctgtaggtgcttgccccatatggataatatagacatacgttaccgttccaaggtctggtaaagcaagagacagcactcaattgtagaaaagttcacaaagtgtattggtgaaaatagtggtacatcaagagaCCCAaagtttcggtcctccaaaatgggacctaccccctgacgtttcggtcctccaaaatgggacctaccccctgacgtttcggtcctccaaaatgggacctaccccctgacgtttcggtcctccaaaatgggacctaccccctgacgtttcggtcctccaaaatgggacctaccccctgacgtttcggtcctccaaaatgggacctaccccctgacgtttcggtcctccaaaatgggaccttcctattttcaccaatacactttgtgaagttttctacaattgagtgctgtctcttgcttgaCCAAACCTTGGAACAGTAACgtatgtcgtgtgtgtgtgtgtgtgtgtgtgtcactaatgtgagggtgtgtgtgtgtttatgtattgtgtgtgtcacTAATGTAAGAGGGTACAGAGTgtttgcgtgtgtatatatatgtgagggtaaaatatatatgtttgtttGCAGGGATATGAGCAGTGAGGATGACGAGGATGATCTGTCTGACACGGGCAGCGACTTTGAGGAGATCCTGAGGAAGAGACCCCGAAGATTTCATCACAGACAGTCACTGAGAGAGACCGTGGTGCGGGATAAGGGGAttcgtgtcactgtgtcaccctgcgggggcagGGActaactcatagctcccttctgtctgtgtcactgtgtcactgtgtcaccctgcggggggagggacagtctcatagctcccttctgtctgtgtcactgtgtcaccctgcggggggagggacagtctcatagct
The Ascaphus truei isolate aAscTru1 unplaced genomic scaffold, aAscTru1.hap1 HAP1_SCAFFOLD_593, whole genome shotgun sequence DNA segment above includes these coding regions:
- the LOC142485411 gene encoding cohesin subunit SA-3-like, whose product is MPGPIGLTPVSHRVTRSSSSSSSFEMSPRVTRSRTSSVGPTAKIPGEGETPRAGEQRDTVSLMDMSSEDDEDDLSDTGSDFEEILRKRPRRFHHRQSLRETVAIKRPRRGDDKGNPGTRSSGGDLFEAVRQGKSAMQLIVDEWLDSYKKDRESGLLELINFLMQASGCK